Genomic segment of Mastomys coucha isolate ucsf_1 unplaced genomic scaffold, UCSF_Mcou_1 pScaffold23, whole genome shotgun sequence:
tattttttttccctccagacagattctcactgtgtagcactggctggcctggagctagctttgtagactaggctgtcctgaaactcaggaatcccctgagttctgggattaaaagggttGAACTGCCACATCCTGTcctttatgtgttttgtttgttttcagattttaaaattttgttttctatgttttaacgatttgcttgtatgtatgtctgggcACTGCTTTTGCGTCCAGTGCCTGTAGAggtaagaagagggcatcaaatcctctgggactggagacacagaggttgtgagtcaccatatgggtgctggcaattgaacctgGGTACTCAGGAAAAGCAGCTAAACCAACTctcaaggcattttttttaaaaaggtttttgtgacagagtctcttGCCCTGACTGGACTGAGACTCACTaaatagaccagactggcctcgaactcagagagatttgcctgcctctgcctcccgagtgctgggattaaaggcgtgtgacttctttctgtccttttagCATAAAGCCTTGCTATCCTTGTTGTGTCTTGGGACAcatgccagaggacaactttatgcagttggttctctcctcccacctttaaGCTCGCCACTGGGCATCTGTTCATGTTGTCAGGCATGGTAGCAAGCACCCTGCTCcatgagccctctctccagccctgcaagcTTTATGTCTTTATGTGGAAGTCTGCTTCTCATAACCTAACCCCACCCCTGTGTTTGGGTTTacctctcttctgacttccacttcTGCCAATACTGAGGAGATTCTGGCTGGAAGATCTCTGAGGAGTCTCTTTGGGGAGACTCTAAAGAGCGTAGGCATCTGGGGCTGGTTCTCAGTGggcagagcacctgcctagcatgcagcTGGGTTCCACCCCAGGACCATGTAAACTGAATGCTGTGACACACGCTTGCCATCCTAGGCACCCGGGAGGTAGAAGatgaaggatcaggagttcaagatcatccttggttacataatgagttggaggccagcctgagctacatgagactctgtttcaaaacattAAGTAGCTAAAAATAAAAGGATCAGGGGTTAGAGACTGGTCTCAGagctcctcccccatcccccttctGCAGTGACCCTCTTTTGGCTGGCCTATCCCAGGACTCTGACTACTGTGTCTCTCATCTCTGCTCACCTCCCTCACTCTCCATCACAACTTGGCCTGCTAAGGAGAGGGGCAAGTACTCACCACCCCTTGGGGAGCCTGGTAGACATTTGGAGGCCTGGGAGGGGCTGACAATTACAAGTCGCTTTCACTTGTCCCTGAAGGAAACCGTTGTCCCCTAGGGCCCTCCTCAGACAAGGCTTTGGACTGTATGACCCACTGGTTCAGGAGTTTGGAGCCTGAGATCATCACTACTGCTTCCGAACAAGCAGGGAAGTCTGGGGCCTGGCAGAAGGAGTGGGACTCAGAACCTCAGCCTCATGAGGCTACGTCCTACTCCAGCTCAGACTTGGGCAAGGACCATTATCATGACCAGGACCTTGTGAAGAGGAACCACAGCATAGCCAAGGTTACCCCCACTTAGGGTATCCTCATTAACCTAAGGATGAACTTGCTGTGTACTACTGTGAAGCACAGGGAAGGTTCTGCAGGGCAGGCTCTGTACTCAGTTTCAGCACCTAGAGCAGCACTGCccgagggaaagagggagggagggagggaggacctgGAGCAATCCTACTTGGGGTGTCTTTGCTTGTTTGTCACAAGACAGTGTCTACTGTAGCCCAATCTGACTCTGAATTTGCTCTTTAGCCAAAGCTGAATTTGAATTCCTGTTTCTTATGTTTGCATCTCCTCAATGCACATTATAtctttgttggttgttttgtgttttctgaaacagggtttctttgtgtaaacctggctgtcctggagcttgctctgtagaccaggctggtctggaactcaaagGTGTGCCTGCCTTTGttttctaagtactgggattaaaggtgtgcacaccactgcctggcctgactttcattttttgaaggtgtgtgtttgtgtgtgtgtgtgtgtgtgtgtacatgagtgcaatTCCtggagaggctagaagagggcactagatccctaGAGTTGAAGTTCAGGTAGTTAGTTATGAGCCTTCTGACCTGGAAAATTGGGTCTTCCTCAAGAacattatgcatttttttttttaaaaaaaggctggtctgaaactatgtagtctaggatgacctcagactcacaaagatccacctgctactgcctcccaagtgtgtgtgtgtgtgtgtgtgtgtgtgtgtgtgtgtgtgtgtgagtatgtgcacttTAGTGCAAGGtgttcttggaggccagaagagcacatTGAAGCTCCTGGAGGTGGTGTTTTAAATGGTTGTGGGCCACCTAACCTGGATGCTGGGGCCAAAATCTTAGACCCCTGAAAGACCAGAACATTAAACTATCTCTTCAGACATGAGGATGCCTGATTTTTTTgtgtggttgtttggttggttggttgattggttttgtgTCTATATGGTTTCTTATTGTGCATGAGACTCATACTAGTGACTATAATTGTGTGTCCATATGGCTGATTGTGATCAACAGCTTgcggctgggtggtggtggtgcacacctttaatcccatcacttgggaggcagaggtaggcagatctctgtgaaactgaggccaccctggtctacacagtgagttctaggacagccagagctgcacacaGAAACCGTgcctcaaacaacaaacaaacaaacaacagtttGTAGTGTGTCAAGTAAGTGCTGATCATGTTATAGATATTGCTGTAGTTGATGTCTTGCACTCCCAAGGAGAAAGGTCAAACCAAGGACAGCCTGGCATCTGCTTTCTCTCAGGGTCAACCCAGAGTCCCATAGACCTAGAGGTGAGGCACACAAGTGCACTTCTAAGCATGTGCAGATGATAAATTTGGAGGAAGGGGTCCTGGATGAATGCCCCGGACATAGTTTTCCCTGATTTGGGATAACCAGAACTCAGGAGAAccactcctgccccaccctgCGGGTAGGGCTGCAATAAGGTAAACTATCTAAGGATACATTCTCACATTCCTCTCCTCTTGCCCCAGAAGTCCCTGGAGCCGAACTCTGCCAAAGTAAAAGGTGAGCGTGAGCCTGGAGGGGAAGTCTTTGGGGTTTCTATGCCCGCTTAATTTTCACTTCTATATTTACTCCCTATGTTTGAGGGTGTGTGCCATGACctttgaaggtcagaggacaacttaccaGGGTTGGTCCCTGGGATCGAACTCAAGTCACCTGTCTTAGTGACAAGCACCTACCCACAGAGCCACCATGCAGGGccactttctactttcttctttgcCAGTTGAAGCTCCATGCTCATTAAATGCTTCAAGGGGGTTTCCTGCTCTATGCCTGCCCCTCTACTTCCTCTATTGTCCCCATCTCTGCCCTGATCTTACCTCAGCCATGGCTCACCCTGGCCTCCGCCCACAGTTAAGAACACCATGCTAATTTCTGACTCTCAGAAGCTCTTGAGATGTGAACTGGAGTCTCTCAGGACCCAGCTGCAGGCTCAGAGCAAGGTGAGTCCCCTCCGCCCTCTGCACCCCTGTTCTCATCCTTCTCCCCACTCCAAGGGGCCTCATCTCCTGCCCCTCCAGGCTTTTGAGTTCCTGAATCACTCGGTGACTatgctggagaaggagagctGCCTACAACAGATTAAGATCCAGCAGCTTGAAGGTGAGGGTGAGGCAGAGGCCAAGGTCTCAGGAAGTCTGTGGTGAGTGGAAAAATAAGTTCCAGGTCAAGGTCAAAGCTAGCCTCAGGCCCACATCTGATTCCCACCTTTTGGGGCTGGGCCTCAGTTGGTAGGGCACATGAATGAAGTCCCGGGTTCCATCTTCAGCCTGGAATAAAGCTGGAGCAGGTGGTGTGTGcctgttatctcagcacttgggagacaaaagcAAGAGGACTGTTCAAGGTTATCTAATTAGGGAGCTGAAAGTCAGCCCAGGCTAGAGATTCTGgctgggaaataaaaaaataagaacagacGCCTCAGGCTGAGGGATGGCTTGTCaggtatgagcactgactgctcatgcAAAGGACTCAGGTTATGTTCCCAGTATCCACGTGGTAGCCATAACcctctataacttcagttccagctAATAggataccttcttctgacctccatgggcaccaggcaaaATGCCCACAAAACATAagccacattaaataaaaataagtaatcctaaaatttaaaaatattctagggCCCAGGAAATGgctctgttttatatatatatggtacacTTAATCCCGGTCCTTTAGAGTTGGAGATAGTAAGAATCCTGGGCTCCCTTGCTAGCCAGTCTACCCGAATCGTCAAGCTTCAGgctcagtaagagactctgtATCAAAAGATAAGGTGGAAAAGAATTACCTTCCTACCTCACACACAGCCtgtacacctgtgcacacacctgCGCAAACgtgaacatgtacatacacatagatcCCCACGCACAAAAATAAAGCCAAGAGAATCCAACCATCTCTACAGAAGTGCTGAGCCCTACGAGCCGTCAAGGAGAGAAGGATGGCCGTAAGAGGAGCACAGAGCACGGCCTCCAGGAGCTGTATGGGGCCCTGGCTCAAGGCCTGCAGGGGTTGCagaagacactgaaggaaggcGAGGAGCTGCAACGGAGCCGAACCACTCGCTGCCTGCAGCTGTTGGCTCAGGAGATCCGAGACAGGTGTGTGTGGGCAGGAGGGCAGCATGGAGGTTTCAAAAAGCAGgccaccagggctggagagatgcctcagcggttaagagcattgactgatcttccagaggtcctgagttcaattcccagcaaccacatggtagctcacaaccatctgtaataatgggaactgatgccctcttctggtgtgtctgaagacagctacagtgtattcatatacataaatgaatcaatctttaaaagaaagaaggaaagaaggaaagaaagagagcagaccACCATTGGATAGAAGAACTTAATTGAGTGGAAGGCTTGGGGGACACAACACGGGGACAGGAAAGGACACTCAGAGGATATAGGTGGCTAAAGAGTGGGTGTTAAGTCTAAGGGACCTAGAAGGTTAGGGAGACAGAAAGCTGGAGGTGGgatggggaaggagg
This window contains:
- the Ccdc159 gene encoding coiled-coil domain-containing protein 159 isoform X9 produces the protein MTHWFRSLEPEIITTASEQAGKSGAWQKEWDSEPQPHEATSYSSSDLGKDHYHDQDLVKRNHSIAKKSLEPNSAKVKVKNTMLISDSQKLLRCELESLRTQLQAQSKAFEFLNHSVTMLEKESCLQQIKIQQLEEVLSPTSRQGEKDGRKRSTEHGLQELYGALAQGLQGLQKTLKEGEELQRSRTTRCLQLLAQEIRDSKKFLWEELELVREEVTFIYQKLQDQEDEISENLLNIQKMQKTQVKCRKVLTKMKQQECDLSSWPEAEGVPAEGSGCCKDDLQRELGDIWSAVHSLQSSIDCLALSMGARPRASSLRDQKGHQCQSSQCPSWDSDSDWERPFSKSGSYPPGTDPTQPLFIPYHLAHL
- the Ccdc159 gene encoding coiled-coil domain-containing protein 159 isoform X2, with amino-acid sequence MNSDPLLAGLSQDSDYCVSHLCSPPSLSITTWPAKERGPSSDKALDCMTHWFRSLEPEIITTASEQAGKSGAWQKEWDSEPQPHEATSYSSSDLGKDHYHDQDLVKRNHSIAKKSLEPNSAKVKVKNTMLISDSQKLLRCELESLRTQLQAQSKAFEFLNHSVTMLEKESCLQQIKIQQLEEVLSPTSRQGEKDGRKRSTEHGLQELYGALAQGLQGLQKTLKEGEELQRSRTTRCLQLLAQEIRDSKKFLWEELELVREEVTFIYQKLQDQEDEISENLLNIQKMQKTQVKCRKVLTKMKQQECDLSSWPEAEGVPAEGSGCCKDDLQRELGDIWSAVHSLQSSIDCLALSMGARPRASSLRDQKGHQCQSSQCPSWDSDSDWERPFSKSGSYPPGTDPTQPLFIPYHLAHL
- the Ccdc159 gene encoding coiled-coil domain-containing protein 159 isoform X5, which translates into the protein MGEHEQDSDYCVSHLCSPPSLSITTWPAKERGPSSDKALDCMTHWFRSLEPEIITTASEQAGKSGAWQKEWDSEPQPHEATSYSSSDLGKDHYHDQDLVKRNHSIAKKSLEPNSAKVKVKNTMLISDSQKLLRCELESLRTQLQAQSKAFEFLNHSVTMLEKESCLQQIKIQQLEEVLSPTSRQGEKDGRKRSTEHGLQELYGALAQGLQGLQKTLKEGEELQRSRTTRCLQLLAQEIRDSKKFLWEELELVREEVTFIYQKLQDQEDEISENLLNIQKMQKTQVKCRKVLTKMKQQECDLSSWPEAEGVPAEGSGCCKDDLQRELGDIWSAVHSLQSSIDCLALSMGARPRASSLRDQKGHQCQSSQCPSWDSDSDWERPFSKSGSYPPGTDPTQPLFIPYHLAHL
- the Ccdc159 gene encoding coiled-coil domain-containing protein 159 isoform X1, which gives rise to MNRCDPLLAGLSQDSDYCVSHLCSPPSLSITTWPAKERGPSSDKALDCMTHWFRSLEPEIITTASEQAGKSGAWQKEWDSEPQPHEATSYSSSDLGKDHYHDQDLVKRNHSIAKKSLEPNSAKVKVKNTMLISDSQKLLRCELESLRTQLQAQSKAFEFLNHSVTMLEKESCLQQIKIQQLEEVLSPTSRQGEKDGRKRSTEHGLQELYGALAQGLQGLQKTLKEGEELQRSRTTRCLQLLAQEIRDSKKFLWEELELVREEVTFIYQKLQDQEDEISENLLNIQKMQKTQVKCRKVLTKMKQQECDLSSWPEAEGVPAEGSGCCKDDLQRELGDIWSAVHSLQSSIDCLALSMGARPRASSLRDQKGHQCQSSQCPSWDSDSDWERPFSKSGSYPPGTDPTQPLFIPYHLAHL
- the Ccdc159 gene encoding coiled-coil domain-containing protein 159 isoform X4, whose product is MGEHEQVDSDYCVSHLCSPPSLSITTWPAKERGPSSDKALDCMTHWFRSLEPEIITTASEQAGKSGAWQKEWDSEPQPHEATSYSSSDLGKDHYHDQDLVKRNHSIAKKSLEPNSAKVKVKNTMLISDSQKLLRCELESLRTQLQAQSKAFEFLNHSVTMLEKESCLQQIKIQQLEEVLSPTSRQGEKDGRKRSTEHGLQELYGALAQGLQGLQKTLKEGEELQRSRTTRCLQLLAQEIRDSKKFLWEELELVREEVTFIYQKLQDQEDEISENLLNIQKMQKTQVKCRKVLTKMKQQECDLSSWPEAEGVPAEGSGCCKDDLQRELGDIWSAVHSLQSSIDCLALSMGARPRASSLRDQKGHQCQSSQCPSWDSDSDWERPFSKSGSYPPGTDPTQPLFIPYHLAHL
- the Ccdc159 gene encoding coiled-coil domain-containing protein 159 isoform X8, giving the protein MNRCDPLLAGLSQDSDYCVSHLCSPPSLSITTWPAKERGPSSDKALDCMTHWFRSLEPEIITTASEQAGKSGAWQKEWDSEPQPHEATSYSSSDLGKDHYHDQDLVKRNHSIAKKSLEPNSAKVKVKNTMLISDSQKLLRCELESLRTQLQAQSKAFEFLNHSVTMLEKESCLQQIKIQQLEEVLSPTSRQGEKDGRKRSTEHGLQELYGALAQGLQGLQKTLKEGEELQRSRTTRCLQLLAQEIRDSKKFLWEELELVREEVTFIYQKLQDQEDEISENLLNIQKMQKTQVKCRKVLTKMKQQECDLSSWPEAEGVPAEGSGCCKDDLQRELGDIWSAVHSLQSSIDCLALSMGARPRASSLRGMWSLYSEVARGSY
- the Ccdc159 gene encoding coiled-coil domain-containing protein 159 isoform X6; translated protein: MNRCDPLLAGLSQDSDYCVSHLCSPPSLSITTWPAKERGPSSDKALDCMTHWFRSLEPEIITTASEQAGKSGAWQKEWDSEPQPHEATSYSSSDLGKDHYHDQDLVKRNHSIAKKSLEPNSAKVKVKNTMLISDSQKLLRCELESLRTQLQAQSKAFEFLNHSVTMLEKESCLQQIKIQQLEEVLSPTSRQGEKDGRKRSTEHGLQELYGALAQGLQGLQKTLKEGEELQRSRTTRCLQLLAQEIRDSKKFLWEELELVREEVTFIYQKLQDQEDEISENLLNIQKMQKTQVKCRKVLTKMKQQECDLSSWPEAEGVPAEGSGCCKDDLQRELGDIWSAVHSLQSSIDCLALSMGARPRASSLRDQKGHQCQSSQCPSWDSDSDWERPFSKSGSYPPA
- the Ccdc159 gene encoding coiled-coil domain-containing protein 159 isoform X3; the encoded protein is MNRCDPLLAGLSQDSDYCVSHLCSPPSLSITTWPAKERGPSSDKALDCMTHWFRSLEPEIITTASEQAGKSGAWQKEWDSEPQPHEATSYSSSDLGKDHYHDQDLVKRNHSIAKSLEPNSAKVKVKNTMLISDSQKLLRCELESLRTQLQAQSKAFEFLNHSVTMLEKESCLQQIKIQQLEEVLSPTSRQGEKDGRKRSTEHGLQELYGALAQGLQGLQKTLKEGEELQRSRTTRCLQLLAQEIRDSKKFLWEELELVREEVTFIYQKLQDQEDEISENLLNIQKMQKTQVKCRKVLTKMKQQECDLSSWPEAEGVPAEGSGCCKDDLQRELGDIWSAVHSLQSSIDCLALSMGARPRASSLRDQKGHQCQSSQCPSWDSDSDWERPFSKSGSYPPGTDPTQPLFIPYHLAHL
- the Ccdc159 gene encoding coiled-coil domain-containing protein 159 isoform X7, encoding MGEHEQERGPSSDKALDCMTHWFRSLEPEIITTASEQAGKSGAWQKEWDSEPQPHEATSYSSSDLGKDHYHDQDLVKRNHSIAKKSLEPNSAKVKVKNTMLISDSQKLLRCELESLRTQLQAQSKAFEFLNHSVTMLEKESCLQQIKIQQLEEVLSPTSRQGEKDGRKRSTEHGLQELYGALAQGLQGLQKTLKEGEELQRSRTTRCLQLLAQEIRDSKKFLWEELELVREEVTFIYQKLQDQEDEISENLLNIQKMQKTQVKCRKVLTKMKQQECDLSSWPEAEGVPAEGSGCCKDDLQRELGDIWSAVHSLQSSIDCLALSMGARPRASSLRDQKGHQCQSSQCPSWDSDSDWERPFSKSGSYPPGTDPTQPLFIPYHLAHL